In Prunus dulcis chromosome 2, ALMONDv2, whole genome shotgun sequence, a single genomic region encodes these proteins:
- the LOC117618887 gene encoding leucine-rich repeat receptor-like protein kinase TDR: protein MKKLSSSSLSLFPFITFFFFFFFLQTSTVLCSPPPQSFQLSALISLKSSLKDPLSTFHDWVVPSTSHPNDPVWCSWSGVKCHPNTSQIVTLDLSQRNLSGLIPPQIRYLSSLIHLNFSRNKFSGPLQPAIFQLSNLRILDISHNDFNSTFPPGISKLTFLRIFTAYSNSFTGPLPQEFIKLRFLEQLNLGGSYFDGEIPEGYGTFPRLQFLYLAGNVLKGPIPPQLGLLSELTRMEIGYNQLSGEVPVELVLLSNLTYLDISNNFLSGSLPPELGNLTRLDTLLLFKNRFSGTIPQSLGLLQGLKSLDLSDNGLNGSIPPGIATLKELTMISLMDNFLVGEIPDKIGELPNLEHLLLWNNSLTGVLPQSLGFSEKLVRVDVSSNSLTGPIPPNLCRGNKLVKLLLFSNKFINPLPNTLTNCTSLLRFRIQNNQINGSIPTGFGFLPNLTYVDLSSNNFTGTIPEDLGNAENLAYLNISQNPLHTVLPSNIWKAKNLQIFSASSSKLTGKIPDFIGCRNFYRIELQRNDFNGTIPWDIGHCEKLLYLNLSRNSLTGIIPWEISALPSITDLDLSHNFLSGTIPSNFENCSTLETFNVSFNLLTGPIPASGSIFPNLHPTSFTGNEGLCGGVLAKPCAADTLSAGAVEVRGHEQPKKTAGAIVWIMAAAFGIGLFVLVAGTRCFHANYSRQMDESQQIGPWKLTAFQRLNFTADDVLECLEMSDKIIGMGSTGTVYRAEMPGGEIIAVKKLWGKQKENSSILIRRRRGVLAEVEVLGNVRHRNIVRLLGCCCNRDCTMLLYEYMPNGNLDDLLHGKNKAQNLVADWVTRYKIALGVAQGICYLHHDCDPVIVHRDLKPSNILLDGEMEARVADFGVAKLIQSDESMSVIAGSYGYIAPEYAYTLQVDEKSDIYSYGVVLMEILSGKRSVDAEFGDGNSIVDWVRSKIKTKDGINDVLDKNAGAGCAPVREEMMQMLRIALLCTSRNPADRPSMRDVVLMLLEAKPKRKLLASVGGRDHNGVGGGGAPDIPLPQKPSAEC, encoded by the exons ATGAAaaaactttcttcttcttctctctctctctttcccttcatcacattcttcttcttcttcttctttctccaaaCCTCCACAGTCCTCTGTTCTCCTCCCCCTCAGTCTTTCCAACTCAGTGCTCTGATTTCCCTCAAATCCTCCCTCAAAGACCCTCTCTCCACCTTCCATGACTGGGTGGTTCCCAGTACTTCCCACCCAAACGACCCCGTTTGGTGTTCATGGTCTGGCGTCAAATGCCACCCCAACACCTCCCAAATCGTCACCCTCGACCTCTCTCAACGCAACCTCTCCGGCCTAATCCCACCACAAATTCGCTACTTGTCTTCCCTAATTCACCTCAATTTCAGTAGAAACAAGTTCAGCGGGCCTCTGCAACCCGCCATTTTCCAACTCAGCAACCTCAGAATCCTCGACATAAGCCACAACGACTTCAACTCAACTTTCCCACCTGGGATTTCAAAGCTCACCTTCTTGAGAATCTTCACTGCTTACAGCAACAGCTTCACCGGCCCCTTGCCCCAAGAGTTCATCAAACTCCGATTCTTGGAGCAGCTCAACCTCGGCGGAAGCTATTTCGACGGCGAAATCCCAGAAGGCTATGGAACTTTCCCGAGACTTCAGTTCCTCTACCTGGCCGGAAATGTTCTTAAGGGCCCAATTCCACCGCAACTGGGCCTTCTGTCGGAGCTGACCCGAATGGAGATCGGGTACAATCAGCTTTCAGGTGAAGTTCCTGTAGAATTGGTTCTGTTGTCGAATCTCACGTACTTGGACATCTCCAATAACTTTCTCTCCGGATCGCTCCCGCCAGAGCTCGGCAACTTAACCAGGCTCGACACATTGTTACTCTTCAAGAATCGTTTTTCAGGCACAATCCCGCAAAGTCTCGGGCTTTTACAAGGTCTCAAGTCGCTCGATTTGTCCGATAATGGGCTCAACGGCTCAATCCCACCAGGAATTGCTACGTTGAAGGAGCTTACAATGATAAGTTTAATGGACAACTTTCTGGTTGGTGAAATCCCAGACAAAATCGGAGAGCTACCCAACTTGGAACACTTGCTTCTTTGGAACAATTCACTGACAGGCGTCCTTCCCCAGAGCTTAGGCTTCAGTGAGAAGCTTGTGAGGGTCGATGTCTCGTCCAACTCTCTCACCGGTCCAATCCCTCCAAATCTCTGCAGAGGCAACAAGCTCGTCAAGCTCCTACTCTTCTCAAACAAGTTCATCAACCCCCTCCCAAACACCTTAACCAACTGCACTTCCCTGTTACGCTTCCGAATCCAGAACAATCAAATCAACGGGTCGATTCCGAcgggttttgggttcttgCCCAATTTGACTTATGTTGACCTCAGCAGCAACAACTTCACCGGTACCATCCCTGAAGATCTCGGCAATGCCGAAAACCTCGCGTATTTGAACATTTCCCAGAACCCACTTCACACAGTCCTTCCATCAAACATATGGAAAGCAAAAAACCTCCAGATCTTCTCCGCCAGCTCGAGCAAGCTCACAGGTAAAATCCCAGACTTCATTGGTTGTAGAAACTTCTACAGGATCGAGCTTCAACGTAACGATTTTAACGGCACAATTCCCTGGGACATTGGTCACTGCGAGAAGCTTCTCTACTTGAACCTGAGCCGTAATTCGCTGACCGGCATTATACCATGGGAAATCTCCGCTTTGCCCTCCATCACCGACCTCGATCTCTCGCATAATTTTCTCTCCGGTACGATCCCTTCCAACTTTGAGAACTGCAGTACGTTGGAGACTTTCAACGTTTCGTTTAATTTGTTAACCGGTCCGATACCCGCGTCCGGTTCGATTTTCCCGAATCTCCACCCGACGTCGTTTACGGGGAATGAGGGCCTGTGCGGCGGCGTTTTGGCGAAGCCCTGTGCGGCTGACACGTTGTCGGCTGGAGCGGTGGAGGTTCGCGGTCACGAGCAGCCGAAGAAGACTGCCGGCGCGATAGTTTGGATCATGGCGGCCGCGTTTGGCATCGGGCTTTTTGTGCTCGTCGCGGGGACCCGCTGCTTTCACGCGAACTACAGCCGTCAGATGGACGAGAGTCAGCAGATCGGACCGTGGAAACTGACTGCTTTCCAGCGGTTGAATTTTACCGCGGATGATGTGCTGGAATGTTTGGAGATGAGCGATAAGATTATAGGGATGGGATCCACTGGGACGGTGTACAGAGCGGAGATGCCAGGGGGCGAGATCATAGCGGTGAAGAAGCTGTGGGGGAAGCAGAAGGAGAACAGCAGCATCCTGATCAGACGGAGGAGAGGGGTGTTGGCGGAGGTGGAGGTGTTGGGGAACGTGAGGCACAGGAACATAGTGAGATTGTTAGGGTGCTGCTGCAACAGGGACTGCACCATGCTGCTCTACGAGTACATGCCTAATGGGAACTTGGACGATTTGTTGCATGGGAAAAACAAGGCGCAAAATTTGGTGGCGGATTGGGTTACGAGGTACAAGATAGCGCTTGGTGTGGCTCAGGGGATTTGTTATCTTCACCACGACTGCGACCCGGTGATCGTGCACCGCGATCTAAAGCCGAGCAATATTTTGTTGGACGGTGAAATGGAGGCCAGAGTGGCGGATTTTGGGGTGGCCAAGCTGATCCAGAGCGATGAGTCCATGTCCGTCATCGCCGGCTCCTATGGCTACATTGCGCCAG aATATGCTTATACTCTACAAGTGGATGAAAAGAGTGATATATACAGCTATGGGGTGGTTTTGATGGAGATTTTAAGCGGCAAGAGATCAGTGGACGCAGAGTTTGGAGATGGAAACAGCATTGTGGATTGGGTTAGGTCCAAGATCAAGACCAAAGACGGGATCAATGACGTGCTGGACAAGAATGCCGGGGCGGGTTGTGCGCCGGTGAGGGAGGAGATGATGCAAATGCTCAGAATTGCGCTGCTTTGCACCAGCAGGAACCCGGCGGACCGGCCGTCGATGAGGGACGTGGTATTGATGCTGCTTGAAGCCAAGCCCAAGAGGAAGTTGCTGGCTAGTGTTGGTGGCCGTGATCATAATGGGGTTGGTGGGGGTGGAGCTCCTGATATTCCTTTGCCACAAAAGCCATCGGCTGAATGTTAA